The Chelmon rostratus isolate fCheRos1 chromosome 9, fCheRos1.pri, whole genome shotgun sequence sequence gagacaacAGGATCAAAGATAAGTACAGAGGAATAAAGGTTCTTTGGTTTCATGCaattttaaacagaaacaaagataaagataaagactTAATCACCTTATTATCCACATCTTTGCGGTTGATCTGTGATTGGACAATGTACATGAGTGAATCCACCATTCCCGTGCATTCTCTGAGCTTTCGCCTGGCTTCGCTGCGCTCTGAACTCACATTCCTGTCGGTGAGAGAGGGACGTTAAACACATAATTGCATGTTTTCTTCTCAAAATAagtctctttttctcctccttggACTTCCTCTGCTTTCCATCCATCGATTCCATGCGTACCTAAGGCAGCCAGCTGTGTTGGTCAAGGCGGTCTCCCACTCCAGATGGCGTGGTTTGCAGCTCTCCTCTCCGTTGCTCCCTCGCTCCCAGCCGGAGTGCGGAACAATCACCTCGTCGGCTAGGGCGTGCAGGGCGTGGTCCACGATCTCCATCTTTACGGAGTCGTGGGATGAGAGGTTCCACAAGGTGCCTGGGACGATAGAATAAATACTGTTACTATCTAAAAgagaaattattaaaataatggGATATAAGTAATGAATGAATCATACAGCAGCCCACAAaagtcagatttgttttgtccctgaactgtcttagattaaaaaaaaaaaaaaaaaaaaagatctatACAAACATCATATGATGTTGATACCTGTGATAGTGTCAGTGAGGTCCTGGTCGCGGGTTTTTCTCAGTAACCTGACCAGAGCAGGCACTCCATCGCAGTTCTTGATGGCAATCTTGTTGTCTTGGTCTCTCCcatatgaaatgttttttagTGCTCCACAGGCTGAGTGGTGCACATCCTTGCTAGGGTGGTCCAGCAGTGACACCAATGCTGGGATGCCCTTCAGGCGACGCACCTCTGATTtaacctaaacacacacacacgcacatcaaTGATTCGCCAAAACgcaacaaaaccaaaagataaATATTTGGTAAGCACTGTTATTCTGCATTTGAAAATGACCATTGCTTCACCTTGTCATTTTTGAATGTGAGATGCTGGAGGAAGGCGGCAGCGTTGGTCTTGACAGGATCCAGGCGATAGTTCAACATGGCAATGACCTCCGGCAGCTCCGGCTGTCTCCATGAAGTGGGAGGACCCTTCCTTAGCGTGCTGTCCAGTGAAGCCATGCTCCCCCTCTCCATCGTCATGGGAACGCCCCAGGCATAAGGGTCAACTCCTACCATGTCACCATCCAAAGTATCCTCACAGCTTCTGCACGTTGCAGGAGGAGAACATCAGTCAGCTATGTTGCACACCTACATGGTCAGACTGAAAGATGCAAAACACGGCATGTGTTTTACCTGAGTCTTCGTCTGTCCATACCCCCAGCACCGGGTCCCAGGCGTGGCATGGTACCGTAGCCTCCAGGGTGCATGGGTGGAGGCCCCATGCCATAGTCATCATATCCCACACTACACTGGTCATCCTCGAGACCATAGTGGCCTTGGCCATACCGCATCTCCAATGCCGAGCCCAGGGCCCTCATTCCCCGGCTCACCTGGGGCTGGGCTGCATACGGGTCAAGCTGCTGACGGCTTGGGGCCCGGTACCCTGAGTCCAGGGTCCTGTAGCCATCGACTGGCCTGGGGAAAGAAGGGAATGACAGACGGCGTTGTTAAAATCAGTTGCAGTCCAGGTCTTGTTTTTACAGCAATAATCAGGGACTCAACTTCTCGTTCAAATGGTTCAACCATGGATAGAGCATGTATTCATTAACCTTGTAAAACAGTTTGTGAGCAAGATGTACAAATGTGTCACGTGCTGATAGAGCAGAACAGGGATTTAGCTTCTGTCTCCACTCATAAAAACCAAAAACTACAGTTTGGCTTTTAATGATGAACTGTCCGTAAAGACATATCTCAGAATGTCTGAACAACAATCACACTCTAGAAAACATCACAGCACTCCTATGCAGGTGTGTTCTACCTGTAGCGGTCGTCCATGTGTGAGCCCCTGCTAAGGCTGGTGTATGCCTCTGACGGTGGGCCACCCCGGTAGTCATCGTAACCCCCAACGGGACCGTAGTGGTAGTTTCTTGGCACTGTGGCCGTGGGGTAGTCTGTTGCTCCAGGCTGCCTGTAAGGGCGGTCCAGTGTGGCGCTGTAGCCACCCATACCGGACACCGACAAACCTCCGTCAATAGACATCGAGTCAGATGGCAGAACTGTGCGTGAGATTGGTTTCTTCATCTATGGGAGAGCGAGATGGGAGTGATTTATTCAAATATGTTCATGGTAAAGGAATAACAAACGAATGGCACAAGATCCTTGGAGCTGTAGCATTAAATTTAACCACCCAgttgatttttacattttggaggAAGCCTGATGATATTGTGCATGTGTCACATCTCTTACCCCATTGTCTGACCGTCGTGTGGTTCCCTCATCAGAAAAGACTGAGTGTACTTCCTGGGAGTCGTCCTCTGGTGTGTAGCTCTCATCGAGAGCGCCGTGTGCAGGGTCCACCATTCTGTACTGTAGCAgagacacagcacacatttacatttttaaatcactgGCACTTAAATGtataaatgcatgaaaaataacCATATTTACATGTCAAACTTTGCACAAAAGCACATACCTGTGTGCCGTTTATGTATGAGTCGGTC is a genomic window containing:
- the LOC121611164 gene encoding catenin delta-1-like isoform X5; the protein is MVDPAHGALDESYTPEDDSQEVHSVFSDEGTTRRSDNGMKKPISRTVLPSDSMSIDGGLSVSGMGGYSATLDRPYRQPGATDYPTATVPRNYHYGPVGGYDDYRGGPPSEAYTSLSRGSHMDDRYRPVDGYRTLDSGYRAPSRQQLDPYAAQPQVSRGMRALGSALEMRYGQGHYGLEDDQCSVGYDDYGMGPPPMHPGGYGTMPRLGPGAGGMDRRRLRSCEDTLDGDMVGVDPYAWGVPMTMERGSMASLDSTLRKGPPTSWRQPELPEVIAMLNYRLDPVKTNAAAFLQHLTFKNDKVKSEVRRLKGIPALVSLLDHPSKDVHHSACGALKNISYGRDQDNKIAIKNCDGVPALVRLLRKTRDQDLTDTITGTLWNLSSHDSVKMEIVDHALHALADEVIVPHSGWERGSNGEESCKPRHLEWETALTNTAGCLRNVSSERSEARRKLRECTGMVDSLMYIVQSQINRKDVDNKLVENCVCLLRNLSYQVHREVPGSERYAETTPLNQGPTPANKGGCFGSRKGKDEWFSKAKKDGDDGSGDQVDIPKRTTPAKGYELLFQPEVVRVYTSLLRESKNPSVLEAAAGAIQNLCAGRWTYGRYIRATVRLEKGLPMMAELLAHGNDRVVRAMSGALRNLAIDNRNCELLGLHAVPHLVANLPGGQSQSGRALSEETVVSVLSTLAEVLGNSLEAAKTLRASQGIERLVLINKDGKRSDREVRGAGQVLQLIWAHKELRRPLEKDGWKKTDFMVNLNPNSTTTNGPSTRANGTYEDSTTPLLDRGEKRDMIPLNDLGPEAYSTLDQRERRHTLDETTDTLPRGVYGGRKGSLPLLDSYDG
- the LOC121611164 gene encoding catenin delta-1-like isoform X4, with protein sequence MEQCESAAALLESVREQEVQFEQLTRALEEERRRVGLPATSPSALGRPLPHTQNGRLGDADIERLKLTDSYINGTQYRMVDPAHGALDESYTPEDDSQEVHSVFSDEGTTRRSDNGMKKPISRTVLPSDSMSIDGGLSVSGMGGYSATLDRPYRQPGATDYPTATVPRNYHYGPVGGYDDYRGGPPSEAYTSLSRGSHMDDRYRPVDGYRTLDSGYRAPSRQQLDPYAAQPQVSRGMRALGSALEMRYGQGHYGLEDDQCSVGYDDYGMGPPPMHPGGYGTMPRLGPGAGGMDRRRLRSCEDTLDGDMVGVDPYAWGVPMTMERGSMASLDSTLRKGPPTSWRQPELPEVIAMLNYRLDPVKTNAAAFLQHLTFKNDKVKSEVRRLKGIPALVSLLDHPSKDVHHSACGALKNISYGRDQDNKIAIKNCDGVPALVRLLRKTRDQDLTDTITGTLWNLSSHDSVKMEIVDHALHALADEVIVPHSGWERGSNGEESCKPRHLEWETALTNTAGCLRNVSSERSEARRKLRECTGMVDSLMYIVQSQINRKDVDNKLVENCVCLLRNLSYQVHREVPGSERYAETTPLNQGPTPANKGGCFGSRKGKDEWFSKAKKDGDDGSGDQVDIPKRTTPAKGYELLFQPEVVRVYTSLLRESKNPSVLEAAAGAIQNLCAGRWTYGRYIRATVRLEKGLPMMAELLAHGNDRVVRAMSGALRNLAIDNRNCELLGLHAVPHLVANLPGGQSQSGRALSEETVVSVLSTLAEVLGNSLEAAKTLRASQGIERLVLINKDGKRSDREVRGAGQVLQLIWAHKELRRPLEKDGWKKTDFMVNLNPNSTTTNGPSTRANGTYEDSTTPLLDRGEKRDMIPLNDLGPEAYSTLDQRERRHTLDETTDTLPKN
- the LOC121611164 gene encoding catenin delta-1-like isoform X3, producing the protein MEQCESAAALLESVREQEVQFEQLTRALEEERRRVGLPATSPSALGRPLPHTQNGRLGDADIERLKLTDSYINGTQYRMVDPAHGALDESYTPEDDSQEVHSVFSDEGTTRRSDNGMKKPISRTVLPSDSMSIDGGLSVSGMGGYSATLDRPYRQPGATDYPTATVPRNYHYGPVGGYDDYRGGPPSEAYTSLSRGSHMDDRYRPVDGYRTLDSGYRAPSRQQLDPYAAQPQVSRGMRALGSALEMRYGQGHYGLEDDQCSVGYDDYGMGPPPMHPGGYGTMPRLGPGAGGMDRRRLRSCEDTLDGDMVGVDPYAWGVPMTMERGSMASLDSTLRKGPPTSWRQPELPEVIAMLNYRLDPVKTNAAAFLQHLTFKNDKVKSEVRRLKGIPALVSLLDHPSKDVHHSACGALKNISYGRDQDNKIAIKNCDGVPALVRLLRKTRDQDLTDTITGTLWNLSSHDSVKMEIVDHALHALADEVIVPHSGWERGSNGEESCKPRHLEWETALTNTAGCLRNVSSERSEARRKLRECTGMVDSLMYIVQSQINRKDVDNKLVENCVCLLRNLSYQVHREVPGSERYAETTPLNQGPTPANKGGCFGSRKGKAKKDGDDGSGDQVDIPKRTTPAKGYELLFQPEVVRVYTSLLRESKNPSVLEAAAGAIQNLCAGRWTYGRYIRATVRLEKGLPMMAELLAHGNDRVVRAMSGALRNLAIDNRNCELLGLHAVPHLVANLPGGQSQSGRALSEETVVSVLSTLAEVLGNSLEAAKTLRASQGIERLVLINKDGKRSDREVRGAGQVLQLIWAHKELRRPLEKDGWKKTDFMVNLNPNSTTTNGPSTRANGTYEDSTTPLLDRGEKRDMIPLNDLGPEAYSTLDQRERRHTLDETTDTLPRGVYGGRKGSLPLLDSYDG
- the LOC121611164 gene encoding catenin delta-1-like isoform X1 — encoded protein: MDVCNAAPPLSPWGHVVCMEQCESAAALLESVREQEVQFEQLTRALEEERRRVGLPATSPSALGRPLPHTQNGRLGDADIERLKLTDSYINGTQYRMVDPAHGALDESYTPEDDSQEVHSVFSDEGTTRRSDNGMKKPISRTVLPSDSMSIDGGLSVSGMGGYSATLDRPYRQPGATDYPTATVPRNYHYGPVGGYDDYRGGPPSEAYTSLSRGSHMDDRYRPVDGYRTLDSGYRAPSRQQLDPYAAQPQVSRGMRALGSALEMRYGQGHYGLEDDQCSVGYDDYGMGPPPMHPGGYGTMPRLGPGAGGMDRRRLRSCEDTLDGDMVGVDPYAWGVPMTMERGSMASLDSTLRKGPPTSWRQPELPEVIAMLNYRLDPVKTNAAAFLQHLTFKNDKVKSEVRRLKGIPALVSLLDHPSKDVHHSACGALKNISYGRDQDNKIAIKNCDGVPALVRLLRKTRDQDLTDTITGTLWNLSSHDSVKMEIVDHALHALADEVIVPHSGWERGSNGEESCKPRHLEWETALTNTAGCLRNVSSERSEARRKLRECTGMVDSLMYIVQSQINRKDVDNKLVENCVCLLRNLSYQVHREVPGSERYAETTPLNQGPTPANKGGCFGSRKGKDEWFSKAKKDGDDGSGDQVDIPKRTTPAKGYELLFQPEVVRVYTSLLRESKNPSVLEAAAGAIQNLCAGRWTYGRYIRATVRLEKGLPMMAELLAHGNDRVVRAMSGALRNLAIDNRNCELLGLHAVPHLVANLPGGQSQSGRALSEETVVSVLSTLAEVLGNSLEAAKTLRASQGIERLVLINKDGKRSDREVRGAGQVLQLIWAHKELRRPLEKDGWKKTDFMVNLNPNSTTTNGPSTRANGTYEDSTTPLLDRGEKRDMIPLNDLGPEAYSTLDQRERRHTLDETTDTLPRGVYGGRKGSLPLLDSYDG
- the LOC121611164 gene encoding catenin delta-1-like isoform X2; this translates as MEQCESAAALLESVREQEVQFEQLTRALEEERRRVGLPATSPSALGRPLPHTQNGRLGDADIERLKLTDSYINGTQYRMVDPAHGALDESYTPEDDSQEVHSVFSDEGTTRRSDNGMKKPISRTVLPSDSMSIDGGLSVSGMGGYSATLDRPYRQPGATDYPTATVPRNYHYGPVGGYDDYRGGPPSEAYTSLSRGSHMDDRYRPVDGYRTLDSGYRAPSRQQLDPYAAQPQVSRGMRALGSALEMRYGQGHYGLEDDQCSVGYDDYGMGPPPMHPGGYGTMPRLGPGAGGMDRRRLRSCEDTLDGDMVGVDPYAWGVPMTMERGSMASLDSTLRKGPPTSWRQPELPEVIAMLNYRLDPVKTNAAAFLQHLTFKNDKVKSEVRRLKGIPALVSLLDHPSKDVHHSACGALKNISYGRDQDNKIAIKNCDGVPALVRLLRKTRDQDLTDTITGTLWNLSSHDSVKMEIVDHALHALADEVIVPHSGWERGSNGEESCKPRHLEWETALTNTAGCLRNVSSERSEARRKLRECTGMVDSLMYIVQSQINRKDVDNKLVENCVCLLRNLSYQVHREVPGSERYAETTPLNQGPTPANKGGCFGSRKGKDEWFSKAKKDGDDGSGDQVDIPKRTTPAKGYELLFQPEVVRVYTSLLRESKNPSVLEAAAGAIQNLCAGRWTYGRYIRATVRLEKGLPMMAELLAHGNDRVVRAMSGALRNLAIDNRNCELLGLHAVPHLVANLPGGQSQSGRALSEETVVSVLSTLAEVLGNSLEAAKTLRASQGIERLVLINKDGKRSDREVRGAGQVLQLIWAHKELRRPLEKDGWKKTDFMVNLNPNSTTTNGPSTRANGTYEDSTTPLLDRGEKRDMIPLNDLGPEAYSTLDQRERRHTLDETTDTLPRGVYGGRKGSLPLLDSYDG